DNA sequence from the Desulfosporosinus sp. Sb-LF genome:
GTCAGAGCCTTATTGTTTTGCAATGAGGCAGGCAATCCAGGAAGCATCAGAGAATCTTGGATTTCAGGTTAAGAATGGGGCGTGTTATGTTTGTACAGAAGGCCCACGTTTTGAAACTCCTGCGGAAATTCGGATGTTCCAACGTCTTGGGGGTGAACTTGTCGGAATGACGAGTGTTCCAGAAGTAGTCTTGGCTCGGGAACTCGGAATGTGTTATGCCACGATAGGGATGGTTACAAATGAAGCAGCTGGAATTGCAGGTCATCCGTTAAGTCATAGCGAAGTAATACAAAGCATGAAGGAACTGGGGCTGAATGTCGCGCAGCTTATTCATGCAACATTTGAGTTATTGACCCCTGATCAGGATTGCCTATGTGCTTCGGCTAATTTAGAAGTTGGTAAGTTTTAGAAAGGTGGTGGGACGTTGAAAGCGATCGAATGGCTAGGAAAGGTCTTGCGCATATTAGATCAAAGCAAGCTTCCAACAGAAATCGTATATCGGGATGCTTTGTCCTATGAGAGTGTGGCGGAGGCTATTGAAAACATGGAAGTACGCGGCGCGCCTGCCATTGGGGCAGCAGTCGCCTATGGATTCGTGTTAGGAGCGCTAGAATATCAAGGGGACAGAGAAGGTTTAACTAGTCACATGGAAGCGGTACAGGCTAGATTGGCGGAGACTCGGCCCACTGCTGTCAACTTGTTTTGGGCATTGCGTCGCATGGAAGATCGATTGCGTGAATGCTGGGATATCGAGGATTTGGATGATGTACGGCAAGTTTTAATTGAAGAAGCGGGTCGTATAGCTGAAGATGATCGTCGGATGAATCGTCTAATTGGGGAACATGGGAATGATATTGTTCCAGAGAAAGCTAATGTCTTAACTCATTGTAATGCAGGAGCTTTAGCCACCGTCGAGTACGGAACCGCACTAGGAGTTATTCGAACGGCTCACGAGGCGGGAAAGAATATTCACGTTTATGCGGATGAAACACGGCCATTATTACAGGGGGCACGTCTAACAACGTTAGAACTCCTGCGGGACAAGATCCCAGTTACGCTGATTGCCGATAATATGGCTGGATACTTGATGCAGCAAGGCAAGGTTGACCTCGTGATTGTGGGAGCTGACCGAATCGCTGCAAACGGGGATACTGCGAACAAAATCGGAACCTACTCTTTAGCGGTTCTAGCTCAAGCGCATGGCGTTCCTTTTTATGTAGCGGCTCCGACCTCTACCATTGATTTGAAAGTCGCTGGTGGCCAAGAAATACCCATTGAGGAACGGCCAGCTAAGGAAATTCGAGAGTGTTTTGGGGTATCCGTTGCACCCGAGGAGGTCAATGTCTATAATCCGGCGTTCGATGTCACTCCTGCAAAATATATTACTGGGATCATCACTGAAAAAGGAATTGTGGCTGCACCCTATTCAGTCAACCTTCTCAAATTAATGGTGCGCGCATAAATCAAACAGGCTAATCGATAGATCATGCATACAGTTTAATCCCTAAAACATGAGGTGGGGCTGTAAGGAGCGAGAGTATGTCCAAACTTTTAATTAGGGCCATGGTTTTGCCCATGACCGGCCCGAATGTGTTTTATCCCCAGGGGGAAATTACCATCGAGAATGATCGGATTGTTTCGGTAGGGGAACTGGGCTCTGCACCTCAAGGATTTGAGCCAGACCGAATATTGAATTTGCCAAATGATGTGGTTATGCCTGGCTTGATTAATACGCATACCCATGCAGCTATGACGTTACTCAGGAGTTATGCGGATGATCTGCCACTGATGCCTTGGCTCAAAGAGAAAGTATGGCCTTTCGAAGATAAGTTGACAGACGAAGATATTTATTGGGGGACGGCCTTAGCGCTTTGCGAGATGATTCGCTCTGGAACGACGACGATGCTCGATATGTATGCTTCAATGGATCAAGTCGCAGAAGCGGTACTTAAGGCTGGAACTCGTGCTGTCCTTTCCCGAGGAATGATTGGGAATGGACCAAACGGCAAACTGGCTTTACAAGAGAGCATCGATTTGGTTAAGCGTTATCATAGGGCGGGTGGTGGGAGGGTGAGTATCATGTTTGGCCCTCACGCACCTTACACATGCTCGGCGGAATATCTCCAGCAAGTGAAAGCTGAGGCAGACAGACTAGGTGTTGGGGTTCATATCCACGTAGCTGAGACTCAAGACGAGATAACTATGATTCGAGAACAGTATGGTAAGACTCCTGTGCAGTGGCTGGATGAGCTCGGTCTCTTTGGAGGGCATGTGGTGGCAGCACACTGTGTACACCTAACACCAGAAGATATGGAAATTATAGCTCGTAAGCACGTCTGTGTCGCCCACAATGCGGAAAGTAACATGAAGCTGAACAGTGGAACCGCCCCTATTACCGAACTACGCGCGAGAGGGGTTGTTGTTGGTCTTGGGACGGATGGCGCATCAAGCAATAACAATCTCGATCTCTTTGGGGAGATGCGTTCAGCTGCTTTTCAGCAAAAGCTACGAGTAGACTCGACGGTGCTCCCCGCGTATGATGTTTTGGAAATGGCGACGGTCGGTGGAGCTCAAACTCTTGGGCTGGAAGATGTCGGAATGATTGCCCCGGGTTTTAAAGCCGATCTCATCACGATCGACATGGATCAACCTCATTTCTATCCTCGGTTCTCAATTCCGGCGCACTTGGTCTATGTTGCCCATGCTGGAGATGTACGCACAGTCATGGTGGATGGAAAACTTCTCATGGAAGAACGAAAATTCTTGACCATGGATGTGAGGAGAGTTTGCCAAGAAGCGGAAAACCGCGCGAAGCGGATTTCCGCGGAGTTGCATGGATAAGCACGGCGAACTCATGAATACGTAGGGGTAATTTATGAATTACCTTGACTTGACAAATCGGCAGATTTAGTCTAAAATTCGGTTGTAAAGTAAAAATACTTTACAGGGGGTTTTTATGGAGAAACTCACCAAAATGGCTCTCTTAGTGGATTTTTATGGTCCGCTTCTTACGGATAAGCAACGAAATGTTTGGGATCTTCATTATCAACAGGATCTATCCTTAGCAGAAATCGCCGAGGTGGAACATATCAGCCGTCAGGCTATTCACGATTTGCTCAAACGCACAGAACGGATCTTGGCAGAATACGAGGATAAATTGGGGCTTGTTCAGAGGTTCTGGACGGAACGCGAGAAACTGCTGAAGGTAACAACCTTGTTAGAGAGGTTGGACGAGCAGGATTTTGCGAATCGAACAGCATGGGAAAGGCATATGCAAATACGTGCCATGATCGATGAAGTGTATATTAATATTTTGGCTGTTTAAAAGATAAGCTAAAGCTTGAGTTAAAATCAAAGCGAAAGCGGGGACAGGCATGTTCCAAGGATTAAGCGACAAACTTCAAGAAACATTTAAACGGCTCAAAGGAAAAGGCAAACTAAAGGAAGCGGATGTCAACGAAGCGATGCGCGAGGTGCGTGTGGCGTTATTGGAGGCAGATGTTAACTTCAAAGTGGTCAAAGACTTTGTGGCCAAGGTTAAGGAACGTTCGATCGGACAAGAAGTCTTAGAATCTCTTTCTCCTGCACAACACGTCATTAAGATTGTGCACGAAGAAATGATTGACCTTATGGGCGCAGTTTCAGGCAAAATTCTCATTGCTCCAAAACCGCCAACTGTGATCTTGCTATTAGGTCTTCAAGGAGCAGGAAAAACTACTCATGCAGCGAAATTGGCAAATATGCTCAAAAAGCAGGGTAAACATCCCCTTTTAGTAGCGTGTGATATATATCGTCCTGCTGCAATTAAACAATTGCAGGTTTTAGGGGAACAGTTGAAAGTGCCAGTTTTTTCTATGGGGCAAGATTCTCCGGTCAAGATTGCCGAGGAAAGCATTAAACATGCCAATTCGAATGGCCAAGATGTGGTCATTATTGATACAGCTGGACGCTTGCATATTAACGAAGAACTGATGGGCGAGCTTCGAAATATTAAGGCTGCCGTCAAACCCCACGAGATTTTGTTAGTCGTTGACGCAATGACGGGTCAGGATGCTGTCAATGTTGCGGAATCTTTCCACAAAGAATTAGGTCTTGATGGCGTCATCCTTACCAAGCTGGATGGTGATACTCGTGGTGGGGCTGCACTTTCTATTAAAGCTGTGACAGGCTGTACTATTAAATTTGCCGGGACAGGCGAAAAAATGGATGCGTTAGAACCTTTTCATCCAGATAGAATGGCCTCTCGAATTTTAGGTATGGGCGATGTTCTGACCTTAATTGAGAGAGCGCAGGAGTCATTTGATGAGAAAACAGCGAAAGAAATGGAACAGAAGTTGCGTAAACAGGAATTCACGCTCGATGATTTCCTGGATCAAATGCAACAGATGAAAAAGATGGGTCCTCTTTCTTCGATTCTTGAAATGATTCCCGGCGTAGGTAAACAATTAAAAGATGTAGAAATTGATGAAAAAGACACGGCGCATGTTGAAGCCATTATACGGTCGATGACGACAGAAGAACGTCGGAAACCGACGGTTATCAAAGACTCTCGTAAAAAACGGATTGCTAAAGGCAGTGGCACATCGGTTCAAGAAGTCGGACGACTTTTGAAGCAGTTTGAGCAAATGCAGAAGATGATGAAGCAATTTGCCAATCCAGGCGGTATGGGGATGTTCGGGGGCGGCAAAAAAGGGAAAAAGGGAAAAAAACCTGGATTTCGTTTTCCGTCGCTTTAGAGGGACTAGCGTGACATAACGCTCGGTGCTTACAACGCAGAGCAAACTAACCGTTTAAGCTTCCGGCTTTGGGGAGCGGGGTGTTGGTCGCTTGAACGGAGCCTGCTTATTTTGATGGACACGCTTTTATTTATATGGCGTTGTTTATAGATGGTTAAGAATGATATTCTACGAGTATCCTTATGAGGAGGTGAAAACATGTCTACTAAAATTAGAATGTGTCGCATGGGAGCGAAAAAGAATCCTTTTTACCGTATGGTTATTGCGGATGCTAAGGCTCCTCGTGATGGACGTTTTATTGAGCAAATCGGATATTATGATCCGACGAAAAGCCCTGAGGTTTTGAAGGTTGACGAGGAAAAGGCTTTAAAATGGCTCTCAACGGGAGCGCAGCCTTCAGATACTGCTAAGTCTCTGTTGCGTCAAGCTGGTGTCTTAACCAAATTCCACGAGTCCAAGAACTAAGTGTAGTGTGTGGGGGGTGTGGTTCCTGTGAAGGAGCTTGTAGAAATCCTCGCGAAAGCGTTGGTGGATCATTCAGACCAAGTTATCGTTGCCCAGTCTGAGACAGATAGAAGTGTTCATCTGCAATTGACTGTTGCACCTGAAGACATGGGGAAAGTTATTGGGAAACAAGGGAAGATCGCGAACGCTATTCGTACGCTGGTTAAAGCGGCTGCCGTCAAAGATGGACGCCGAGTTCATATGGACATTGATCAATGACGTTGAGAAGGGCTTAAAGCCCTTCTCAACGTTTTCAACTATCTGCTTGAAAGGGGCAAAGAGTATGGATGAAGTGTTGATTGGAGAAGTGTTGCGTCCGCATGGGTATGAAGGGGAGCTGAAGATTTATCCCTTAACAACAGACCCTGAGCGGTTTCTGAAACTTCAGGAAGTCTTCTTGCGGCGTGGGAAAATTGATCAACACTTCAAGATTATTTCGGCTCGCGTGCAAATGGATTTAGTTCTCCTGAGGGTTGAAGGAATAGATACCATAGATCAGGCAGAAAAGTACCGAGGGTGGGAAGTCCGCATTGACCGCTCAGAAGTTCCTCCTCTTAAAGAGGGGTGGTATTATTTCGAACTCGAAGGAATGCAGGTTTATGAGGGGGATGTCTTATTAGGCACATTGTCTCAAGTCTTAGAAACTGGAGCGAATGATGTCTATTTAGTCAAGGGGCCTAAAGGTGAACTATGCGTCCCAGCTCTCAAAAGTGTTGTCCAGCATGTCGATGTCCAAGGGCGACGTATGGATGTCATACTTCCCCCAGGGTTGTTGGAAGGGTGAACTAGAGGAGATGCAAATTACTGTTTTAACGTTATTTCCAGAAATGTTTGCGCCTCTTCAAGAAAGCATTCTGAAACGCGCACAAGAAGTTGGATTGCTCCAGATTCGCCTTGTGAATTTTCGAGACTATGCGACGAGCAAGCATAAAAACGTGGACGACGTTCCCTATGGAGGGGGTGCTGGCATGCTATTAAAGCCCGAGCCGATCTTTGCCGCGTTAAGGGATTTGCCCCAGCCGTGTGCTGGACGGAAGGTTATTCTCATGTCGCCACAGGGCCAAGTTTTTCGTCAAGAGAAGGCCCAACAATGGTCGGCTCAAAGTGAATTGGTTTTTATATGTGGGCATTATGAGGGGTTTGACGAGCGGATTCGAGAGCTAGCCGATGAAGAAGCCTCTCTTGGGGATTATGTATTAACAGGCGGAGAACTAGCCGCTATGGTCATGATTGATGCCGTAGCAAGGCTTATTCCTGGTGTCCTTGGAGAGGGCTCTTCTGCGGAGGAAGATTCGCATAGTATAGGGCTCTTAGAATATCCACAGTATACACGTCCCGCTAATTTTGAGGAAAAACAGGTTCCTGAGGTTTTGTTGTCTGGGCATCACGCTATGATCAAGCGTTGGCGGAGAAAGGAATCTCTAAGGCGCACCTTTTTACGTCGCCCAGATATGATTGAAAAGGTCACTTTTGAAGCCGCTGATTATCCCCTTTTAGAAGAACTCTGCCTCGAACATTGTGAGATTGCACAGTGGCGAGCTAAGTGGGAACATCTCTTTCCGCAGCCTAAACGACGTCGTCGGACTTCAACAAGATAAATTCAAATTGATTAATTTGAAACTAACCTCAGAGGGGATCTGAGGTTAGGAAGTGAGTTAGGAGGAATCTCCATGGCAGACATCTACCTGGCATTAATTCATGCCCCTGTGTACAATAAGAACATGGAGACGGTCGCAACTTCGATCACAAACCTAGATCTTCATGATATTGCGCGCTGCTCAACAACTTATGGTATAAAACGCTATTATGTGGTACATCCCGCTGAAGCCCAGCGCCAATTGGCTAAACGTATTATGGGTTTTTGGCAAGAGGGTTATGGGGCGGAGTATAATCCTGATCGTCAAGAAGCGTTTTCGAGGGTAAGGATCGCAGAGAATTTAGACGAAGTTTATGCAGAAATCGAAGCTGAGCACGGGATAGCCCCTATTAAAGTGGCGACTGATGCTCGAAAATATACTAATACAGTCACCTATACCCAGCTACGCCAGGACATAGAAACCACGGATATTCCAATCCTGCTTTTATTTGGGACAGGCTGGGGATTACTCAAAGAAGATGTTGAAACTATGGATCGAATCCTCGAGCCCATTTATGGACCCACAGATTATAATCATTTATCGGTGCGTTCCGCGGTTTCAATTATTTTAGATCGCCTGCGGGGACATTAAGTGAAAAATTGTATTGCTATTAACAATTTGAGCGTGGTTTGATCGAAGTTTGTTGCATAACCAAAAGGGTTGTGATAATATAAATAGGTCTGATAAGGGATGGTCCGCTCGCTGTAAATCAGTGTATGAACATTCTCGACAAGGAAGGGGGGATTTTATAATGGATTATATTCGCATGATTGAAGAAGAACAAATGAAAAAGGATCTTCCTCACTTCCGTCCAGGTGATACAGTACGTGTACATGTGCGCATTGTTGAGGGAACCCGTGAACGTATTCAGGTTTTTGAAGGGCTAGTCATCGCAATGAAAGGTGGCGGCATCAGAGAGACTTTTACGGTTCGTCGTGTCTTCGCTGGCGTCGGGGTAGAACGAACTTTCCCTTTGCACTCTCCTCGCTTGGAAAAGATCGAGGTGGCTCGCAGAGGTGTGGTTCGCCGGGCTAAGCTTTACTATTTGCGTTCGCTTTCTGGTAAGGCGGCGCGGATTCGCGATCGTCGCACTGTCTAAGGTGAAAAAGGGGCTAGAGCAATCTGGCTCTTTTTTTTTTCTAAAGCCTACGCTTCAGAAAGGCTATCTGACATTTCACATATGTTTTTAGATGAAGTTCTGTATATCTTGTTCTTGAGTGTATGCTCCAGCGATTCTTGCTCATACTAGAAAGAAGTGCAAGAGGAGGGCGTACGTGACAATGGAACATCAGAGATCAAAAACAACATGGATTTTGGGTATTGTCGGCGCGGTTTTGATAATCGGTGGAATTTTACGTTGGGGAGTATTGCAACCATATCTGATTCCATCCCCTTCCATGGAACCCGGTATGGCGCCAGGGGATCGTATTCTAGTCAATCGCCTTGCCTATCGCTTGTGGGCTCCTACTCGAGGGGATGTCGTGGTGTTTGCTTTTCCGAAGGATACAAAGCGAACCTTCGTTAAACGGGTTATTGCTGCGGAAAACGAAACAGTGGAGCTTCGGGACAATCAAGTCTTTGTAAATGGAAATGTTATTAAGGAACCCTACGTTAAACAGGGGGATTACCCTCCATATGGTCCAGAACTTGTTCCAGTCGGAAAGGTGTTCGTCTTAGGTGATAACCGTCGCGAGAGCGAAGATTCGCGAGAATGGGGACTTCTACCTAAAACCTACCTATTGGGGAAAGCTTGGATGGTATACTATCCTTTTCGGCGTTTTAGGATCTTTTAACAAGCTGTGTGTAAATCTTAGAGATTTGGATTCTTTTTATAAGAATGAAGAGGGATATTCATGAGTATTCAATGGTTTCCGGGGCATATGGCTAAAGCGAGACGTCTATTAACCGAACAAATTGAATGGGTTGATGTTGTCATGGAACTTGCCGATGCCCGAATCCCAGTCAGTAGTCGTAATCCAATGCTCGATAAACTGCTTGGAAAAAAACCGAGATTGTTACTTCTAAATAAAGCGGATTTGGCGGATCCTTCTTGGACGGCCAAATGGCTTGCTCATTTAAGAGTATCTGGTCTTGTTTATGCAGTTAGTGCGACAACAGGGCTTGGGGTCAAACAAATAGTGCCCGAATTAGAACGAATGGTTTTTGCCAAACAAGCAAGGCAAGCGGAAAAAGGTATTCGCCAACAGATGATCAAAGTCATGATTGTGGGAATTCCTAATATTGGTAAATCATCTTTAATTAATCAGTTGACAGGCGGAGCTCAGGCGAAAGTCGGGAATAAACCAGGAGTTACCCGTGGAAATCAGTGGGTACGAATACATGAACGGGTCGAACTGCTAGACACCCCGGGAATGTTGTGGCCCAAATTTGAAGAACTTGATGTCGGGCGAAAGCTGGCTGCACTCGGAGCTGTAAAAGATGAGGTTTTTGATATTGAGGAATTATCGACCTGGATCATTGATTGGTTAAAGCAGTATTCGCCGAATGCCTTAGTCCGCTATCAGACGTCAGACTTGGAGGTCACTTTGGAAAGTTTGGGACGAAAACGGGGATGCCTGATTCATGGCGGGCGTGTAGATACGCAAAAAGCTGCTCAGGTTTTCCTGAGAGAACTTCGTATGGGACAACTTGGTCCAATAACCATGGATCATGTAATTTGATGGTTTTACTAGTCAATTAAATCTTTGTATGATTGAATATTATAGGCGGTATGAAGGAAATCTACGTTATATGTCGAAGTGAGAATATGGGAGAGAAGAGGAGAAAGTGTGGAACCGTTATCCCACATGAATGTTCGGGAAGTTGAAGAAGCACTATATAAAGATCCTTCCCCTCGAATGCTTAGCGCATGTCAGAACGACCCGCGTCAAGGAGTTCGGCGTCTAGCCGTGCGTCTTGTTAAGTATCAGCAAGCACAAGCTGTAGAACAAGCCCGTATTCAGCAACTGCTTGTGGAAGAAAAAAAATTATGGGAACAAGGATTCCTGTTGTTGGCGGGAATTGATGAAGCGGGGCGAGGGCCGCTGGCTGGGCCAGTTGTGGCTGCGGCATGTATTCTGCCAGCAAAGTTTGATTTAGCTGGTCTAAATGATTCGAAAATGCTGACAGAGAGTAAGCGGGAAAAACTTTACACTCAAATACAAGCACAGGCTATCGATTATGCTATTGGGAGCGCTGAACCCGCTGAGATTGACGCCCTGAATATTTTAGAGGCTACTAAATTAGCCATGAAGCGTGCAATCGAAGGGTTGAAAGTTCGTCCCCATTACTTATTGATTGATGCACTAAAACTCCCAGATGTTCATCTCCCGCAGCTTGCGCTGATAGGAGGAGACCATTTAAGTGCCACAATCGCAGCAGCCTCGATCTTGGCAAAAGTGACACGTGACCGCTTAATGGTTGAACTCCATACACTTTATCCAGAATATACCTTTTCTAAAAACAAAGGGTATGGCACAAGCGAACACATGCAAGTTTTGAGGCGTTTAGGACCATGTCCTCTTCATCGAAAAAGTTTTGCTCCAGTGAAACAACAGGCGTCTGCTAGTTAAAAAGAAGGGCAGGTGGTGTTATTTGGAAGCTAAATTTATTGACCATACGCAATGAGTGTGGGACAATAAGCTTGGCATGGAATGTGGTATCAAAACTTTTTTATGAAGGGAGGTTAAGAGGATGTCTGACAATAATTTTGCTGCTGTAGGTATTTTTCTTGTAGGTGCAATAGCGGTATCGATCATTATGATGATAGTGCCAAAGTTGTTAGCACCTAACAAACCACACAAAGAGAAACTGACAACTTATGAGTGTGGTAATGAGACAATTGGACGAACGTGGCTCGGTTTTAAGAGCAATTATTTTATGTACGCCTTAGTATTTACTGCTTTTGATGTTGAAACAGTTTTCTTGTACCCATGGGCTTTAACATTCCAAAAGCTGGGAACATTTGCTTTCTTGGAAATGTTCATTTTTATTGTCATTCTCTTGGTCGGTTTCTGGTATGCTTGGAAAGAAGGTGCTTTAGAGTGGATGTAACCCTAGAAAAGCAGCTTCGCGAAGACGAGGCGTTAATGCAAAAAAATGTTCTGGTGACCAATATCGATAAACTTCTCAACTGGGCTCGCGGGCATTCCTTCTGGCCAGTTACGTTTGGCCTAGCTTGTTGCGCCATTGAAATGATGGCTACGGGTGGACCTCGTTATGACATTTCCCGATTTGGCTGGGAGGTTTTTCGTGCTTCACCTCGCCAAGCGGATGTAATGATTGTGGCAGGAACCTGTACTCGTAAGATGGCACCTCTGCTACGTCGTATATATGACCAAATGCCTGAACCAAAATGGGTTATCGCTATGGGTAGTTGTGCAAACGCAGGGGGGCCCTTTGTAGATTCCTATGCTATGATGGCTGGAGTAGATAAGATTGTTCCAGTGGATGTTTATATCCCTGGCTGTCCTCCAAGACCGGAATCATTGCTATATGGGCTCTTACAACTTCAATATAAGGTTTCCAATCCTGCTAAGGTGAGGTTAATGAAACATGGAAAATAAACAATTAAGACAACATGTGGAGGAACTTGCATCCCGGGTTAATGGAGAGGTAGAAGAGAGTTTAGGGGCTCTTATTTTGAAAGTTAAAGCTCCTTATATAGTCGAAACTCTAACAGGGGCTAAAAGCTTCCCAGATGCCCCATGTGACTTTTTGCACGATCTGTGTGGATTAGACCTCGTCGATCATCTAGAAGTGGTCTATCAATTGTCAAGTCTCCGTGGACCACAGTGTCTACGCGTAAAGGCAATAGTAGAACGGGAAAACCCAGTGATCGATTCCGTGACCCGGATTTGGCAAGGCGCTAATTTTCTGGAACGCGAGGCCTACGATATGTTCGGAATAAAATTCAAAGGACATCCTAATCTCAAACGGATTTATATGTGGGATGATTTTGAAGGATATCCGTTGCGCAAGGACTATGTGACTGAGCCCATCGAGGAACGTAATATCATGCGGCAGCGCATAGACGGGGAATAGGGGGAGAAACATGACTATTGAAAAAACACAAGAACTCGTTTTGAACATGGGCCCCCAACACCCGAGTATGCACGGCGTGTTTCGCATGGTGGTCCATCTGGAGGGTGAAACAGTTACAAAGATCG
Encoded proteins:
- a CDS encoding putative DNA-binding protein, which produces MEKLTKMALLVDFYGPLLTDKQRNVWDLHYQQDLSLAEIAEVEHISRQAIHDLLKRTERILAEYEDKLGLVQRFWTEREKLLKVTTLLERLDEQDFANRTAWERHMQIRAMIDEVYINILAV
- the ylqF gene encoding ribosome biogenesis GTPase YlqF → MSIQWFPGHMAKARRLLTEQIEWVDVVMELADARIPVSSRNPMLDKLLGKKPRLLLLNKADLADPSWTAKWLAHLRVSGLVYAVSATTGLGVKQIVPELERMVFAKQARQAEKGIRQQMIKVMIVGIPNIGKSSLINQLTGGAQAKVGNKPGVTRGNQWVRIHERVELLDTPGMLWPKFEELDVGRKLAALGAVKDEVFDIEELSTWIIDWLKQYSPNALVRYQTSDLEVTLESLGRKRGCLIHGGRVDTQKAAQVFLRELRMGQLGPITMDHVI
- the rplS gene encoding 50S ribosomal protein L19, with the protein product MDYIRMIEEEQMKKDLPHFRPGDTVRVHVRIVEGTRERIQVFEGLVIAMKGGGIRETFTVRRVFAGVGVERTFPLHSPRLEKIEVARRGVVRRAKLYYLRSLSGKAARIRDRRTV
- the mtnA gene encoding S-methyl-5-thioribose-1-phosphate isomerase, which produces MKAIEWLGKVLRILDQSKLPTEIVYRDALSYESVAEAIENMEVRGAPAIGAAVAYGFVLGALEYQGDREGLTSHMEAVQARLAETRPTAVNLFWALRRMEDRLRECWDIEDLDDVRQVLIEEAGRIAEDDRRMNRLIGEHGNDIVPEKANVLTHCNAGALATVEYGTALGVIRTAHEAGKNIHVYADETRPLLQGARLTTLELLRDKIPVTLIADNMAGYLMQQGKVDLVIVGADRIAANGDTANKIGTYSLAVLAQAHGVPFYVAAPTSTIDLKVAGGQEIPIEERPAKEIRECFGVSVAPEEVNVYNPAFDVTPAKYITGIITEKGIVAAPYSVNLLKLMVRA
- a CDS encoding S-methyl-5'-thioinosine phosphorylase, with translation MIGGTGVEHSALIEQRVITVETPYGTVKPVIGKLANRELIFMSRHGHNHATPPHLVNYRANIWALRELGVRKVLATAAVGSLSPNFHLGGLVLPDQFLDFTKSRPQTFYEGGQQGVLHVDMSEPYCFAMRQAIQEASENLGFQVKNGACYVCTEGPRFETPAEIRMFQRLGGELVGMTSVPEVVLARELGMCYATIGMVTNEAAGIAGHPLSHSEVIQSMKELGLNVAQLIHATFELLTPDQDCLCASANLEVGKF
- a CDS encoding KH domain-containing protein is translated as MKELVEILAKALVDHSDQVIVAQSETDRSVHLQLTVAPEDMGKVIGKQGKIANAIRTLVKAAAVKDGRRVHMDIDQ
- the trmD gene encoding tRNA (guanosine(37)-N1)-methyltransferase TrmD, with the protein product MQITVLTLFPEMFAPLQESILKRAQEVGLLQIRLVNFRDYATSKHKNVDDVPYGGGAGMLLKPEPIFAALRDLPQPCAGRKVILMSPQGQVFRQEKAQQWSAQSELVFICGHYEGFDERIRELADEEASLGDYVLTGGELAAMVMIDAVARLIPGVLGEGSSAEEDSHSIGLLEYPQYTRPANFEEKQVPEVLLSGHHAMIKRWRRKESLRRTFLRRPDMIEKVTFEAADYPLLEELCLEHCEIAQWRAKWEHLFPQPKRRRRTSTR
- the rpsP gene encoding 30S ribosomal protein S16; this encodes MSTKIRMCRMGAKKNPFYRMVIADAKAPRDGRFIEQIGYYDPTKSPEVLKVDEEKALKWLSTGAQPSDTAKSLLRQAGVLTKFHESKN
- the lepB gene encoding signal peptidase I, which encodes MEHQRSKTTWILGIVGAVLIIGGILRWGVLQPYLIPSPSMEPGMAPGDRILVNRLAYRLWAPTRGDVVVFAFPKDTKRTFVKRVIAAENETVELRDNQVFVNGNVIKEPYVKQGDYPPYGPELVPVGKVFVLGDNRRESEDSREWGLLPKTYLLGKAWMVYYPFRRFRIF
- a CDS encoding amidohydrolase; this translates as MSKLLIRAMVLPMTGPNVFYPQGEITIENDRIVSVGELGSAPQGFEPDRILNLPNDVVMPGLINTHTHAAMTLLRSYADDLPLMPWLKEKVWPFEDKLTDEDIYWGTALALCEMIRSGTTTMLDMYASMDQVAEAVLKAGTRAVLSRGMIGNGPNGKLALQESIDLVKRYHRAGGGRVSIMFGPHAPYTCSAEYLQQVKAEADRLGVGVHIHVAETQDEITMIREQYGKTPVQWLDELGLFGGHVVAAHCVHLTPEDMEIIARKHVCVAHNAESNMKLNSGTAPITELRARGVVVGLGTDGASSNNNLDLFGEMRSAAFQQKLRVDSTVLPAYDVLEMATVGGAQTLGLEDVGMIAPGFKADLITIDMDQPHFYPRFSIPAHLVYVAHAGDVRTVMVDGKLLMEERKFLTMDVRRVCQEAENRAKRISAELHG
- a CDS encoding RNA methyltransferase, which translates into the protein MADIYLALIHAPVYNKNMETVATSITNLDLHDIARCSTTYGIKRYYVVHPAEAQRQLAKRIMGFWQEGYGAEYNPDRQEAFSRVRIAENLDEVYAEIEAEHGIAPIKVATDARKYTNTVTYTQLRQDIETTDIPILLLFGTGWGLLKEDVETMDRILEPIYGPTDYNHLSVRSAVSIILDRLRGH
- the ffh gene encoding signal recognition particle protein; this encodes MFQGLSDKLQETFKRLKGKGKLKEADVNEAMREVRVALLEADVNFKVVKDFVAKVKERSIGQEVLESLSPAQHVIKIVHEEMIDLMGAVSGKILIAPKPPTVILLLGLQGAGKTTHAAKLANMLKKQGKHPLLVACDIYRPAAIKQLQVLGEQLKVPVFSMGQDSPVKIAEESIKHANSNGQDVVIIDTAGRLHINEELMGELRNIKAAVKPHEILLVVDAMTGQDAVNVAESFHKELGLDGVILTKLDGDTRGGAALSIKAVTGCTIKFAGTGEKMDALEPFHPDRMASRILGMGDVLTLIERAQESFDEKTAKEMEQKLRKQEFTLDDFLDQMQQMKKMGPLSSILEMIPGVGKQLKDVEIDEKDTAHVEAIIRSMTTEERRKPTVIKDSRKKRIAKGSGTSVQEVGRLLKQFEQMQKMMKQFANPGGMGMFGGGKKGKKGKKPGFRFPSL
- the rimM gene encoding ribosome maturation factor RimM (Essential for efficient processing of 16S rRNA), encoding MDEVLIGEVLRPHGYEGELKIYPLTTDPERFLKLQEVFLRRGKIDQHFKIISARVQMDLVLLRVEGIDTIDQAEKYRGWEVRIDRSEVPPLKEGWYYFELEGMQVYEGDVLLGTLSQVLETGANDVYLVKGPKGELCVPALKSVVQHVDVQGRRMDVILPPGLLEG